GCTGCACATTTTTTTGCTATTAGAAGCCTCTTCAGATTTAAAGGTTTGTACAGGGCATAATAAATTAACCAAAAACCGAATTACGAAGGTCAAAGTTCTTGAATTACAGACCAAAAGACAAGCAAACAAAGGATAAATAGAGGATTGCCAGGGTCTAAGAGAGATCAATTGCAATACACTTTTGACTCCATTTTTCACTCAGTAATAGCATGACTGAATAAGAAGTTCAAAACTGGAGCAGTAGCACTTTCACTCCATTTTCCCTTTCAGTATCATTGGACACGAGCTCCTTGAGAAAGCTTGCGTGGTCTGCAATTGTGTCGACGTGGAGAAGGGAGCCTCCAGGTCAGCCCGCAACAGGATAACTTCTCTGCACTACAACAAATCAAAAGCAGTAAGTACATATTTTGGGCATACAAGCATAATGGAAATTTGCAGAAATAACATGGTGTATCCTGATACAAAGTACTGATGCTTTGGGAATTTTCGAACAGAGAAAATAATTGCAGGCGGCTCAAGCGTCAAGAGCAGAAGAGCATGGGCTCACCGGGGAAGGAGGTAGACAGACAACAGTGGTTGGCGCACCGCCCGGCTTGCCGACATGCTTCAGTTCGGGCTGGATTCATCAAAGATGTCAAGCTTATAAGCACTGCAAGAACAACCAAGATTGAGAGAATACACTGAACACCATGTCTAATTCTTATGTTAGTGGTTGGTCCAATAAAATTACGAGGTCAGTGCTTCCATAGAAGTAACAAGATGCAAGCCTAGTTCTTAGGTTACAAATTTGTAAATACTAGTACTGCTACCAGCACTTACAAATACTAGTGAACTTGAACTTGTGGTCTATCGAGATCTGAACCGATTGTGTTACAAGCACTAACACAAAATCTAATGAAGCTGGTATAAGTACATGTTAGAAAGATAATCAAGTTCATGTATATTAATTgggagaagttcaaaaataaacttTTAAAACGGTTGTATTAAAAAGATGTgtgctactcccttcgtccgaaaaagcttgtccctcaaatggatgtatttagcaccaagttagtgctagatacattcattggatgaacaagcttgggacaagctttttcggacggagggagtacataacatCTGGTGAGGACCAGACTATTGAGAAACTAAGTACTTTTAACTTGTTCTAATCTAGAGTAGCCTGGAAAGAAACAACATATGTGCTACATCAGTTTATGCACTAATACATCATTAGTTCATAAGCAAAAGTATGGATGTCACATCCTGGAAACCTTTGCAATTGACATGGGGATACTTCCAGATGCACCTTCGATCATGCACCAAGACATTTCCTTTTATGTTTTTTTACAGTAGAACAAATACTAATTTTTATGCCAAGTAAGTTCAAACAGAACAGAAGTGGAGGTTCATTTGCAAGAATAGAAAAGAACATGTGCTTCTTTTGATCCATATAGGCATAACACCTGTTGTGCTACAGGAAGAACATGGAAACAAGGAGGAAATTGGACTTGCAGTTGTTAATTAGGTGAACTGAAAAGCATACAAAACATACACTGAAGAGCGGGATCCGGCCGGTGACGTTGCGGCGGGCCGTCTCCACACGCAAGGCCACACCCCACTGCGCCCCAATCTCCACCTCGCCGAACTGAATGAAATTTGTAAATTGAACCGAACTGAAAGAAGAATTTGGACATCATGTGTACATCAAGAAATAAACTTGAGCAGTGCCAACTACTAAACAAAAAGTTTGGTATATTGAGCTTAGAGATTGTATATTGGTGAACTTTTTCTCCCTACAGAACCGTTAATCAAATAGATGTACTGTTCGCGAGGTTTTATCAACAATTCAACATGATTAATAGCAGTACTACTCTAGGTGGCAAAGTAGTAGCGGCACAAAAGAAGGCCACCATCAACAGTGAGTACTACCGCGACACCTAAACTATGTGTTGGCCACACTTTCTTTACATAGTACTACAAGATTTTTATGAAAAAAAAGTACTACAAGATTTGTGAACACGAGAGCATACAGAAGTTGTACTGAGGGTGTGCATTAGAGCGGCCGGAAGAGGATGCAGCAGCACGCACACACCACCAGATAAGTTCTCCTATCTCCAGAACACATGTATACATACACACATCTCCATCTACAACAAACAAAAGAAATTGTTAacctgcagagtttttgcaaagtgAATTAATTTTTGCAACCAGAGAACTTGCTACACGTAGCAAAGGTGAACTACTAATTCCCAAAAACTGCAGGATGTCTACTTCCCTGAACCAGAACTTTTAAACTTCACGTATCCTCATATATGCTGTTTCTTTTGAATTCTCTGTCAAATGATCGGTTTCAGTAGCCGAGAAAATTGGCTCAACCTCATAGCTACGAAGATGAAATTGATTGaaccttcacacatagaaagtttgAACTTCGCTCAAAAGCTAAATAGTTCAACCACATACATACAAGCAGAAAACATGCAAAATTTGGTCCTGTTTAGACATATATCAGGAGAATATCTAGAGACCACCGCTCAAATTTTTGTCTATGAACTGTCAAGCGAGCACCAATTGTACGGGAGATGTGGGGATGAGATGACGAAACACAAACCTTCGGGTGTTGGCGACGAAGAACTGCCGACGAGCCAGTAGTGGACAGAGGAAGAAGGCCACATGGGAGGAAGCAGGGGCCAGTGCCTGGATGAGTCGGCGGCGTGCAGGGGCAGCTTCGAGCGGCGGTCAGCCGTGGATGGGGCGGCGCACAGGCGCATCACCACCCATGACCACCATCTTGCGTCGCGCGCCGTGCGTGTCCTCTGCATCCCTAGCGTGGGAGTCACCGCTGCGTCCTCCGCCTCCTACCCCGCAGAAGAAGCATACGTCGGATCTCGCCGAGGAAATCTTCACGCGGAGGTCGTCGGTGGTTGAGGCGCGGTTCGCCATGGGGCGGGGGCTACCGGCGTGCGGCGACAGGGCGAGGGATGGTGGCTCCCGGCGGGGGGCCGAGGAGTGGTGGCGCGCGGCCGCGGGGCGAGGGATggtggcgcgcggcggcggcgcaagggGTGGTGGCGCGCGGCGGTGGGGCGAGGGGTGGTGGCGCACGGCGGCGGGGCATGGGGCGGCGGCGAGATGGTATCGGGAAAGTAGGTGGTTTGCGGGGAGGGGGGTTAGTGGGTTGTGCGGGAtggatttttcttttccttttctatcGGGCCGGTTCGAGCTGGTGGGCTGGATTCGGGAAGCTGTAGCTGTGTCTATAtagaatagtccagccctatataatATTATATATAAtagtatatatattatatataataatatatattatatataatatTATATATATAGGATAAATTTTTCCTACTATCGGGTGTAGTTACATCCATTTTTATTTTGTATGTTTTAGGTAGTATCTACCATACCGCAGTGTATGTATGCGTAGTACGTAGTATGTAAGAATATTTAGGTAGCATATATACtattttttaggtagtatgtagtaTATTTTTAGCATACttctttttacgtacaaatatgtacgtattttcaCAAATATGATAAAAACATGGGCTCACATGCAATTTTTTCACATAACTCGCTttggagtatcttagatatagtatatgaacatactaaAAATGATAAAACAGTATATATACTACCACATAGTAGATATGAGAAATGGGtgtaggatatatatatatatatatatatatatatatatatatatatatatatatatatatatatatacactacctCGCCTCTGCAAATTGGGCATGTGCTATTAAGTCGCAGCCACTTCTTGATGCCGCCAGGGTGATAGCAATGCCCGCAGTCGAGGAGAGTCAGCGACTCGCCCTCGACGAAATCGTCCAGGCAAATCTCACATTCCTTCATGTCAGGCCGCCCCTCCTCCTGGTTCGGCGCTGCGTAGTTCATGGTCCGCAACGCCGTGATCCTCTCTGCATCCACGCCCCGTGCCGGTGCCGGCGGTGGGTGCTGGATCTGTTGTTGCTGTGCCCGCCTTGCAGCCTCGCGCCGCCAGATGTACAAGAAAACGACGATGCAACCAATGACTGCTAAAGCGACCCCTCCCACTACCCAGACCGTGTCGTCCTTCGACGGTCCTCCTGTCGGCTGGGTAGAGGGACCGAGGGCGACTGTATCCCTCCCCATGTTGcctgaaaaaaaaatcaaacaaaTAAATGATTTCAGCCGCACACAAAAAAAAATCAACGGAAAAAAGAACTTTATACAAAAAAGGCTATAAAAAGGATTCGAATGGTATGCACACATGAATCTATGAATAGTAAACGCTGGGAATTAGCACCAAAGGGCGTTTGGCACATTGCatgaaaaaacaaaggaaaatgTACAAAGAGCTAACTGTATTTGTGCTGGAGGATAATTGTAACATGAAACGTAGGATAAGTCCACCAGTGCCATGGTGGCAAAAAGGCAAAAGAAACTAGACATGTTAGGGTAGCAATTGGTTACCTTAACGACTGGACGAGTAGACCGCGCGTCCTTGGCAAGTATTTGATCTCCAAGCTAGCGTAAGCCTATCAAAATAATGAGTAGGTCAAGTTGAATTGCAGTCCATAGTTTGGTACTAATTG
Above is a window of Triticum dicoccoides isolate Atlit2015 ecotype Zavitan chromosome 5B, WEW_v2.0, whole genome shotgun sequence DNA encoding:
- the LOC119310361 gene encoding uncharacterized protein LOC119310361, which codes for MQRTRTARDARWWSWVVMRLCAAPSTADRRSKLPLHAADSSRHWPLLPPMWPSSSVHYWLVGSSSSPTPEDGDVCMYTCVLEIGELIWWCVRAAASSSGRSNAHPQYNFFRFNLQISFSSARWRLGRSGVWPCVWRRPAATSPAGSRSSVAYKLDIFDESSPN